One genomic segment of Catalinimonas alkaloidigena includes these proteins:
- a CDS encoding methylmalonyl-CoA mutase family protein, whose translation MSSLYHNDSPLFTSFAKANKDSWIKQASTDLTGKDFDKLMQGKSAEGIKMYPFYTDEVNQANNLDLFEIHHKAYTPKPWEFQEVIFLNDQLTILQANQFALQMLEQGAESIYFDCSSWSSDLNSSILLENILLDGVTICWGFLSNSALEKLYFPENMRGSIYLNAIENYYTQKVKTERGIEQLSALLKRNLPGVKKLGVNAWHFSNCGATVIQEVALTCNLVAEYIDQLTDQGHSAQQLFSNLEVTLGTRSAYLVDIARYRATRYLLHQLAKCYGLDLQEKISLRALSSTYNKSSYDIYANMLRNTSEAMAAVLGGCNQVAIKPHDLQNSSEDSFSRRIARNVSHILKHEAHMELVQNPVDGSYALDELSRQIAEKAWQYFLEIEQEGGFMAAFEKGKFQNDIGKNAAKLRQEVSEQRKIFVGSNRYADLSMKGSKSTAQFPPQTMNTDQVIENINLPAVIENIRFQVDKKVAEGKSRPKVGVLSIDEKANAATINVRGSFVQDFLHAIGINSEELSGTLLSMEHPLNMLKKFDAIVLVSDDTTYASLTAEKLFQITKHYSLPFLLAGLPEMIAKRRQEYGVFGFIYKGIHVPELAENFLKRIKFL comes from the coding sequence ATGTCATCACTTTACCATAACGATTCCCCTCTTTTTACTTCATTTGCAAAAGCAAATAAAGATTCATGGATCAAGCAGGCATCTACTGATTTAACAGGTAAGGATTTTGATAAACTTATGCAAGGGAAAAGTGCAGAAGGAATCAAGATGTATCCTTTCTATACTGATGAAGTTAATCAAGCAAATAATCTTGATTTATTTGAAATTCATCACAAAGCTTACACCCCAAAGCCATGGGAATTTCAGGAAGTCATTTTCCTGAACGATCAGTTGACTATACTACAAGCTAATCAGTTCGCATTGCAAATGCTTGAGCAAGGTGCTGAGTCTATTTATTTTGATTGTAGCTCTTGGTCATCAGACTTAAATTCTTCCATTTTATTGGAAAATATTCTCCTTGATGGTGTAACTATTTGTTGGGGATTTTTATCAAATAGCGCATTAGAAAAATTGTACTTTCCTGAGAATATGCGAGGAAGCATATATCTGAACGCAATAGAAAACTACTATACTCAAAAGGTGAAAACGGAGCGAGGAATTGAGCAGTTATCTGCCTTGTTGAAGCGAAATTTACCGGGGGTAAAAAAATTAGGTGTTAATGCATGGCACTTTTCAAACTGCGGAGCAACGGTGATACAAGAGGTTGCTCTGACATGCAATTTGGTAGCCGAGTATATTGATCAGCTCACCGACCAGGGGCATTCTGCGCAACAACTTTTTAGTAATCTTGAAGTGACATTAGGTACTCGCTCAGCATATCTGGTAGATATAGCCAGGTACAGAGCTACTCGTTATCTTTTGCATCAGCTGGCCAAATGTTATGGGCTTGACTTACAGGAAAAGATTTCATTACGTGCCCTCTCATCAACTTATAATAAATCTTCTTATGATATTTACGCGAATATGCTGAGGAATACATCTGAAGCCATGGCCGCTGTTTTAGGAGGATGTAATCAGGTTGCTATCAAGCCACACGATCTGCAAAATTCTTCCGAAGATTCTTTCTCCCGGCGTATAGCCAGAAATGTCTCACATATCCTAAAGCATGAAGCTCATATGGAGCTCGTTCAAAACCCCGTAGATGGTTCTTATGCGTTGGATGAGTTGAGTAGACAGATCGCTGAGAAAGCCTGGCAGTATTTTTTGGAAATTGAACAGGAAGGTGGGTTTATGGCCGCTTTTGAAAAAGGTAAATTTCAAAATGATATCGGGAAAAATGCCGCTAAACTAAGACAGGAAGTCAGTGAACAAAGAAAAATTTTCGTAGGCTCTAACCGTTATGCTGATCTCAGTATGAAGGGTAGCAAATCAACTGCCCAGTTTCCCCCTCAGACAATGAATACTGATCAGGTAATTGAAAACATAAATTTACCGGCTGTCATTGAAAATATCAGATTTCAGGTAGATAAGAAGGTAGCTGAGGGCAAATCCAGACCTAAGGTTGGTGTATTGTCCATAGATGAAAAGGCAAACGCTGCTACCATTAATGTAAGAGGTTCTTTTGTTCAGGATTTTTTACATGCAATAGGAATAAATTCTGAGGAACTTTCGGGCACATTGCTTAGTATGGAGCATCCTCTAAATATGCTGAAAAAATTTGATGCGATAGTTTTGGTGAGTGATGATACTACGTATGCTTCTCTTACTGCAGAAAAATTGTTCCAGATCACAAAGCATTATTCTCTGCCTTTCTTGTTGGCAGGCTTACCGGAGATGATAGCCAAAAGGCGCCAGGAGTATGGAGTTTTTGGGTTCATTTATAAAGGAATACATGTGCCTGAGCTTGCAGAAAATTTTTTAAAGCGCATTAAATTTTTATAG
- the dnaA gene encoding chromosomal replication initiator protein DnaA: MQKDHQIIWNNCLQIIRDNVGEQSFKTWFAPIKPLRLVNKTLTLQVPSQFFYEWLEEHYVYLLRKAIDSEIGLDGQLEYSVIVDQNSQKNRSLSVNTPNTNTSESPNSRNFVKNRAGRKLATQQDREYDGPFSFQNIESLKRESHLNAKYDFDSYIEGDCNRLARSAGYAVAMKPGNTAFNPLMLYGGVGLGKTHLVQAIGNEIKKSYENKFILYVSSEKFTSQFIEALKNNNVQKFTNFYLQVEVLIIDDIQFLSGKEKTQEIFFHIFNHLHQSGKQIIMTSDCPPRDLHGLTERLISRFKWGLTADLQTPDFETRIAIIQRKMQNDGMFIPDNVVEYVAYNVDTNVRELEGILVSLIAHASLNERNIDLELTKQILKNIIQNSEPELNVDQIQKTTSKQFNITLEDLKSKTRKKEVVVARQVAMYLSKEYTKHSLKVIGYHFGGRDHATVIHAVKCVQEMIDKNSMIAEEIRSIKTKLKIKK, encoded by the coding sequence ATGCAAAAAGATCATCAAATCATCTGGAACAACTGTTTACAGATCATTAGGGATAATGTTGGCGAGCAAAGTTTTAAGACGTGGTTTGCACCCATTAAGCCGTTACGCTTAGTCAATAAAACACTTACTTTACAAGTACCCAGTCAGTTCTTTTATGAATGGTTGGAAGAACATTATGTTTATTTGTTGAGAAAAGCCATTGACTCTGAAATTGGTTTAGATGGACAGCTTGAATATTCTGTGATTGTTGATCAGAACAGTCAAAAGAATAGGTCTTTATCAGTCAACACACCTAATACAAATACAAGCGAATCTCCAAACTCAAGAAATTTTGTAAAGAACAGGGCAGGTAGAAAACTTGCTACTCAACAAGATCGTGAATACGACGGTCCTTTTTCATTTCAGAACATTGAAAGCCTAAAGAGAGAATCTCATTTAAATGCAAAATATGATTTTGACTCTTATATAGAAGGTGACTGTAACAGACTCGCCAGATCGGCTGGATATGCTGTGGCTATGAAGCCCGGCAATACAGCTTTTAATCCATTGATGTTATATGGTGGTGTTGGCCTTGGCAAGACACATTTAGTTCAAGCCATAGGGAATGAGATCAAGAAAAGCTACGAAAATAAATTTATTCTGTATGTGTCTTCAGAAAAATTTACATCACAGTTTATAGAGGCTCTAAAAAATAATAATGTTCAGAAGTTTACCAACTTCTATCTTCAGGTAGAGGTGTTGATCATAGATGATATTCAATTCTTATCCGGAAAAGAAAAAACACAGGAAATATTCTTCCATATATTCAATCATTTACACCAGTCAGGCAAACAGATCATAATGACCAGTGACTGCCCTCCCAGAGATCTTCATGGGCTCACTGAAAGACTCATTTCCAGATTTAAGTGGGGGTTAACTGCTGATTTACAAACTCCGGATTTTGAGACAAGGATAGCAATCATACAACGTAAGATGCAGAATGATGGCATGTTTATTCCTGACAATGTTGTGGAGTATGTAGCTTATAATGTAGATACCAATGTTAGGGAGCTAGAAGGCATCCTGGTTTCGCTGATTGCGCATGCATCACTTAATGAAAGAAATATTGATCTGGAGCTAACCAAACAGATCTTAAAAAATATTATACAAAATTCTGAGCCTGAACTCAATGTAGACCAGATCCAGAAAACTACTTCCAAACAATTTAATATCACACTTGAAGATCTTAAATCTAAAACCAGGAAGAAAGAAGTGGTAGTGGCTCGTCAAGTAGCAATGTATTTATCTAAAGAATATACAAAGCATTCACTAAAAGTAATCGGTTATCATTTTGGTGGAAGAGATCATGCTACTGTAATTCATGCAGTGAAATGCGTACAGGAGATGATTGATAAAAATTCCATGATAGCAGAAGAAATCAGAAGCATAAAGACCAAGTTGAAAATTAAGAAGTGA
- a CDS encoding metallophosphoesterase has protein sequence MNRMTFVSIVAVLFFMMDWYVFQAIRSVIDELSGSWRKVIYVLYWAITLISISGMLYYNLGGKTEMGREMRTIIFSFIFVNYFSKIFGVVFLLIDDVGRAVRWVWTQFTPSTAEAATTHNDGISRSDFLVKSSLIVTAVPALTMSYGIISGAHNYRIRRNTVYLKNLPSSFDGIRLAQISDIHSGSFFNKTAVEGGIDMLLAEKPDLVFFTGDLVNDTANEVKEYQNIFSKVKAPLGVYSTLGNHDYGDYTNWQSAEAKRKNLQNLIQVHQQMGWDLLMNENRFIQQGSDKIAILGIENWGTGGFTQYGHLDQAYKGTEDAPVKLLLSHDPSHWDAQVRQSYTDIDIMFAGHTHGMQFGIEIGDFKWSPVQYRYKQWAGLYQEKEQYLYVNRGYGYLVFPGRIGILPEITIMELKKA, from the coding sequence ATGAATAGAATGACATTTGTATCTATTGTTGCAGTTCTTTTCTTTATGATGGATTGGTATGTCTTTCAGGCTATTCGTTCTGTAATTGATGAATTATCAGGCAGCTGGAGAAAAGTGATTTATGTGCTTTACTGGGCAATTACCCTGATTAGCATAAGCGGAATGCTATACTACAACTTAGGAGGTAAGACGGAAATGGGCAGAGAAATGCGTACGATCATCTTCTCTTTTATTTTTGTCAACTACTTTTCCAAAATCTTTGGTGTGGTTTTTCTGCTGATAGATGATGTGGGTAGAGCAGTACGCTGGGTTTGGACACAATTTACCCCCTCTACCGCTGAGGCGGCTACTACGCATAACGATGGTATTTCTAGATCTGACTTTTTAGTGAAATCCTCCCTTATAGTTACTGCTGTACCAGCTTTAACGATGAGTTATGGTATCATCTCAGGGGCTCACAATTATAGAATAAGAAGGAATACGGTTTACCTTAAAAATCTGCCTTCCAGTTTTGATGGAATAAGACTCGCACAAATTTCCGATATTCATTCAGGCAGTTTTTTCAATAAAACGGCGGTTGAAGGAGGAATAGACATGCTATTGGCTGAGAAACCTGATTTAGTTTTTTTTACTGGCGATTTAGTTAATGATACGGCTAATGAAGTTAAAGAATATCAAAATATTTTCAGTAAAGTTAAAGCGCCACTTGGGGTATACTCTACCTTAGGAAACCATGATTATGGTGACTACACCAACTGGCAATCTGCTGAAGCGAAAAGGAAAAATCTACAAAACCTAATTCAGGTACATCAACAAATGGGTTGGGACCTGTTGATGAATGAAAACCGCTTTATACAGCAGGGGAGTGATAAAATTGCTATACTGGGAATAGAAAATTGGGGAACGGGTGGATTTACACAGTATGGTCACCTGGATCAGGCATATAAAGGAACCGAAGATGCTCCTGTAAAGCTATTGCTTTCACATGATCCAAGTCACTGGGATGCGCAGGTTCGACAATCGTATACAGATATTGATATCATGTTTGCAGGACATACACATGGTATGCAATTTGGCATTGAGATAGGGGATTTCAAATGGAGCCCGGTTCAATACCGCTATAAACAATGGGCTGGTTTATATCAAGAGAAAGAACAATACCTGTACGTAAATCGGGGATATGGTTATTTAGTGTTTCCTGGGAGAATAGGAATATTACCGGAAATCACCATTATGGAATTAAAGAAAGCATAA